One genomic region from Saprospiraceae bacterium encodes:
- a CDS encoding GH3 auxin-responsive promoter family protein produces MSAWKSTLVKPFGHWIHRSVTSMASNALKDQQKIFDQLLHKAANTAFGKDHRFQHIKSYDQFKDEVPIRDYEGIKTYIHRIKDGEQDVLWPGKPLYFAKTSGTTSGIKYIPLTRESMPFHFTTARNAVMNYASQFNDFSYLDGKLIFLSGSPETSMAGEIKAGRLSGLVNLHIPSLFKKSQLPSFATNCIEDWDTKVERIIDECIGQDLRLISGIPPWVQMFAEKILARTGRNHMLDVFPNLKMLVSGGVNFAPYKSHYSRLFGPDMPRVDTYPASEGFIGFQYSQADAALLLNTQGGIFFEFVTPDELLKDHPQRLKLSEVQPGVTYAILLSTNAGMWAYNIGDTIEFVSLDPYLFIINGRISQYISAFGEHVIEKEVESALLQTCEKHLCSVNEFTVAPQVSPQDGGKPYHEWFIDFEHHPQNLTTFVSDLDTAMRQQNIYYDDLIVGHILQPIQLNVMRSLAFRDYMREVGLLGGQNKIPHLRNDRKLADGLIKYILRS; encoded by the coding sequence ATGTCTGCATGGAAATCTACCCTCGTAAAACCCTTTGGTCATTGGATACACCGATCTGTCACTTCCATGGCATCCAATGCCTTGAAGGATCAACAAAAGATATTTGACCAACTGCTCCATAAAGCTGCCAACACTGCTTTTGGAAAAGACCATCGATTTCAACATATTAAATCATATGACCAGTTTAAGGATGAGGTACCGATTCGGGACTATGAAGGCATCAAAACCTATATCCACCGGATCAAAGATGGTGAGCAGGATGTACTTTGGCCAGGCAAACCCCTCTATTTCGCTAAGACCTCCGGCACTACCTCCGGAATCAAATACATTCCACTCACCAGGGAGAGCATGCCCTTCCATTTTACTACAGCACGCAATGCAGTGATGAATTATGCCAGTCAATTCAATGATTTTTCCTACCTGGATGGCAAACTTATATTTCTGTCAGGCAGCCCTGAGACATCGATGGCTGGGGAGATCAAGGCAGGACGATTATCAGGCCTGGTTAATCTGCATATCCCGTCCTTGTTTAAAAAAAGTCAATTGCCTTCTTTTGCCACCAATTGTATAGAAGACTGGGACACCAAGGTCGAACGCATCATCGATGAATGTATCGGCCAGGATCTTCGTTTGATCAGCGGTATCCCTCCATGGGTGCAGATGTTTGCAGAAAAGATTTTAGCCAGAACCGGCCGAAACCATATGCTTGATGTTTTTCCTAACCTTAAGATGCTGGTCAGCGGAGGTGTCAATTTTGCCCCTTATAAAAGTCATTATTCCAGGTTGTTTGGTCCGGATATGCCTAGAGTAGATACCTACCCTGCTTCAGAAGGGTTTATAGGGTTTCAATATAGTCAAGCTGACGCAGCTTTATTATTAAACACACAGGGTGGTATATTTTTTGAGTTCGTCACCCCGGATGAATTATTAAAAGACCATCCCCAGCGACTCAAACTCTCAGAGGTACAGCCAGGAGTGACCTATGCCATCTTATTGTCTACCAATGCCGGAATGTGGGCATACAATATCGGGGATACCATCGAGTTTGTCAGCCTGGATCCTTATCTATTCATAATTAATGGGCGCATCAGCCAATACATTTCAGCCTTTGGGGAGCATGTGATTGAAAAAGAAGTGGAGTCTGCTTTGCTGCAAACCTGTGAAAAACACCTATGCTCAGTCAATGAATTTACTGTTGCACCACAGGTGAGTCCTCAGGATGGAGGGAAGCCTTACCACGAGTGGTTTATCGATTTTGAACATCACCCACAGAACCTGACCACCTTCGTCAGTGATCTTGACACCGCCATGCGCCAGCAAAATATCTATTATGATGATTTGATAGTAGGGCATATTTTACAACCCATCCAATTAAATGTCATGCGATCGCTTGCTTTTAGGGATTATATGCGGGAAGTCGGCCTTTTAGGAGGTCAGAACAAAATCCCCCATTTGCGCAATGATCGGAAACTGGCTGATGGTCTGATCAAATACATTTTGAGAAGTTAA
- a CDS encoding GlsB/YeaQ/YmgE family stress response membrane protein produces MNNLSWLYPIIIGAVAGWLAGLIKSGYGFGLLGNIVIGIIGSYIGGWLFGALGLSLGGGLLGTILTAVIGALVLLWIIGLVKRA; encoded by the coding sequence ATGAATAATTTATCCTGGCTTTATCCCATCATTATTGGCGCAGTGGCTGGATGGCTCGCTGGCCTGATCAAATCTGGCTACGGTTTTGGCCTTCTGGGTAATATTGTAATAGGCATTATAGGCAGTTATATTGGCGGGTGGCTTTTTGGGGCATTAGGGTTGTCTCTCGGAGGTGGATTATTGGGGACTATACTGACTGCAGTGATCGGAGCTTTGGTATTGCTTTGGATCATAGGCTTGGTCAAGCGCGCCTGA